Genomic segment of Arachis stenosperma cultivar V10309 chromosome 4, arast.V10309.gnm1.PFL2, whole genome shotgun sequence:
aagaaaGATTAAGAAAAGGACAACCGAAAGGAACCCTTTTAGTATTTGTTTTTGAAGGAGGATGCTTGCATGCCTACAACTAGGCATAGTCAAGTAAGCAGTTCGTCCCCTTCTATTCGCTACATAACATGGactcaaaaatcaaaatattagtttcttttattttatgaCCGATTATAAATTTGCAAGTTAATtcgtttaattattttaaaaaaattaataaattaaaattaaatataaataaaaaatcaattataatataatttttattttttattaaatttttaattttaatagaatgatttaaaataatatccgttaataaaattatttttattttaaaaaataaatcatataatttaagtatatatataaaaatataaaataaaataaataaaattaataaataaaaaagaataaaaaatatatttaaaaattatataattattaatttttataatactagttattctttatttaataaaaaataaaataacttttaatcCCATAAATTAATCCGTCTATCCGCTTGTCAAAATTCGTGAATTTTTatttagtaaattttaaattttaaacccACCTTTTTTGGCAGGTGAGTCTATTTTGTCATCTCTATCTAAAGAGAGATGTTATTACATATTTATAGTTTGTattatctttcttttttcatcgattaatacataattatctaattttatataGATTATAAAATATGATTTATACATTTAGCAAGGAAAAAAAGTCTAAGGTATCagcaatttttatattttgtgtctaatatttaattataaaataagtgaataattttttattattaaatataatttcacattattaaaaattactattaataaccaattaataactacaaaatacaaaatttattgGTCTCCTAATACTTCTATAAGGAGTgctttagaaataaaatacataaataaggGGCCCTCCAgcatttttcttaatttctagCTATGAAGGATGAAGCATAGCTTCACCAATAAGGAGAGTGTGTGTGTTTAGAAGAGGAAGGGGGCCCTCCAGCTGCGAATAGTAAAACCACAAAAGGAGCAGCAGAATCTTAGCTGGATACAAACACCCAACCCTCATCTATATTcactctccttttttttttcttcaacaCCTCCCATCATTAACAACATTTTCAACCTTTTCACATTCACTCATTTACTATCCTCTTCCCTCTTCTTCCTCTCACTCCCACACTCACTCAAATACAAGAACAAGTGTTAGAACCTTAAAACAACACAAAATGCAGAACCTTTTGTTCTTGatgttgttcttcttcttcttctgcaatgcTAGTTCTAACAACAGAAGCAGAAGAATCTTGCATGAACCCTTTGTACCATTGGAAGCACACCCACCCACTGAGCCACCAAAGCCACCACCTTCTTCTAACACCACTGCAATCCAAAAGCAAAACCCAAAGCACCCTTCCTCCACTGCAACAGCCACCGCCTCCAccactaccaccaccaccaccaccactaccaCAACTACACCAAATGATTCACCGTTTTTCCCAAACTACCCTTCAcagccaccaccaccaccacaatCATTCACAGGCTTTGCTTCCTTCCCAGCTAACATTTCCTCACTCATTCTTCCACATTCTCCAACTCCTACTCACTCCAATTCCAAGCTTCTCCCCGTTGCTCTCTCCGCCGTCGCATGCGCGGTCGTCGCCGCCGCCGTCTCTGCATTTTTCTATCTTCGACGCCGTCGCCGGAACCGTGGCCCCGGAGAGAACAAGGATGTCAGTCCCGACGGTGGTCGCCGGCGGGAAACCGCCACGAAGCACCGGCAGTCTCCTACCGCTGCTGGCTCCGAGTTTCTCTACCTCGGCACCGTCGTCAATTCGCGCCGGATCGAAGGAGGCGGTAGCGGCGGCGGAGATGTCAGAGATAATAGAGGCTCCGTGAGTCGGAAATTGGAGTCGCCGGAGCTCCGGCCACTTCCGCCGCTAGTAAGGCAGATTTCGGCGCCGCCGGTGGTGACGGCAGCGCAAGAAGAGGCGGAGAATGAGGAGGAAGAGGAATCGGAGGTGTTTTACTCGCCGAGAGGTTCGTCGTTAGGAGGGCAAGAGAGCTCCGGTGGAACCGGGTCGGGTTCCCGGCGAGCGTTGTCTGCAATCGCCGGGGATAGTTTCGACGAATTGAGCTCGTGTTCGGTTTCTTCCTCGAATTCTGGGTCCCCGGAGCGGTGTCACTCAATCAGCATCTCCTCGCCGGCACATCTTTCGCCGTCGTTGTCGCCGCCACCACAGCAACAGAAACAAATCGTGACATCGGTTTTGTCACCTACATTATCACCAATGCACAACCAACACATTAATTCTTTAtgttcttcttattcttcttcttcgctTTGTTCTTCAGCATGTGCAACACCAGAGAGAGGTtttgttgaagaagaagaagaagatactCATGGTAATGCTGTTACTGAATCTCCTTTACTTTCGCCACTTTCATTGCCACCTAATAGAGCTCTGGAGGAGAAAACCCTAATTGCAAATTTGGACTCATCTTCTTCATCACCACAAAAGAGGGTCTCGGAAACATACGAAGCTGCATCACCAAGGAATTCTAATGTCTCCAATGGAAGTAGAAACTCTTCCTCATCATCAGCATCAGCAAGGGTTTCTAATGGTTCCAATGGAAGTAGAAAATCTTTGTCACGATCAGCATCGTTAGATAGGGTTTTGAAgactagtgaatttgcatcatTGGCCTCGtctaggatttctagttcttcCAATGCAAGCAGAAAATctaaatcatcatcatcacaagAGAGGATCTCGGAGACTAATGAAGTTGAAACTGCAACTGCAATTGCATCTGCATTACCATTGACATCACCTCCAAGGCTATCTAATGTTTCTTCCAATGGAAGTGCAAAGTTTATGGCATCATCACCATTGTCTTCGGCTTTCTCTCTGCCTTCTTCTCCGGAGAAGGCAAGGAGTCATAACGGTTTTGATCAGTCTCCGAGAATGTCCAGTGTCTCAGACCAGTTTAGGCAACCGGGTTTGTCTTCAGTGCCATTGTCACCATCTCTGCTTTCATCACCAGAGACAGAAAGAGGGTTTAATTTCAGTAGCAGTTTCAATTCAACTGAATCAGCATCAGTTGCTAATAGTGCTTCACAGAGGAAGCATTGGGAGATACCTGCATTGTCAGCAACAACAAAAAATCCATTTGGTCGATCAGGATCCATTGGTAGTGTTTTGGATCAAATTGTAGCTGTTCCGGTTACTCATCCACCACCTGTGCCTCCTCCGAGGAAACAATGGGCGATACCCAGTATCACAACACCACTTGCTCCGCCTCCTCCGCCACCTCCTCCTCCACCTGCAGCTACACTGCAGCAGCGGCAGCGGAAGCAGTGGGAGGTGCCATCTCCCACAACACCTGTTGGTCAATCTGTATCGAGGCCACCAGAGTTGAGACCTCCTTCCAGGCCTTTTGTGTTGCAGAACACAACATTGGTTTCCCCTATTGATCTGACCCCAAGTTCTCAGGGTTCGGCTGAAGCTGAAGAGGCTGCGAAGCCAAAGTTGAAACCCTTGCACTGGGACAAAGTAAGGTCAAGCTCTGATCGTGAAATGGTGTGGGATCAGTTGAAGTCAAGCTCTTTCAAGTGAGATCTTTGGTTCTGTCATGTTTATAAAACTTGTTGATATCTCTGCATTTTTTTGTGGCTTATGAATGGCACTTGGTTGTGAACAATTCATATCGATTAGGTGCAATTAGCTTATTGGATTATGTCAACTGAATTGGGTTTGTTGCAGATTGAATGAGGAAATGATTGAAACATTGTTTGTAGCAAACATGCCAAACTCGAAACCAATGGATTCTACTTCATGCACAGTTCGTCCCCATTCAAGCCAGGAGGAGAAAGTACTTGATCCTAAAAAGTCCCAAAACATTGCAATCTTGCTGAGAGCACTTAATGTCACTATAGAAGAAGTGTGTGAAGCACTTTTAGAAGGTATTTTTATCATTcctgttgatgtacttttctttTGCAATGGAATGAACTTACACACGATTTATGAGAGCTAGGAAAGTTATTCCTCCGATGTATGATTATAAGTAAATATGTGAAATGATAAATATTCATCATTCTTAAGTATTATACAACTTGATGCTAGTATACAACTTTGTTCAGTTGACCTTCTGCTATGTTTTACCATAATTTCTTTGGACATATTCCTTCTTTCCTATACTTACTGAAGTCAGAGATTTGTACAGTATTGTCTAAGATATCAATTTGATTTAGGGAAAACAGAAGATCTTAACTCTAGTTATATCCAATTTCCATGTCAACTTATGTTATATGAACATTTTCCTTCAAGTGAGTCTTAAAGTTTTATTCCAACTTCCCAATTTGAGGAAGATGTTAGCATGTATTTAGTTAAACTGAAATCGGATGAAAAAGTTAGAGCTTGACACTTCTTTTAAGCTTAATAGTTGAATCGTATCTTTGTGCCTTATAATCAAGTCAATTTACCTTTCTACAGGTAGTGCTGATACACTTGGAGCAGAACTACTTGAAAGCTTGTTAAAAATGGCTCCGAGTAAGGAAGAAGAGCGTAAATTGAAGGAATACAATGATGACTCACCAACCAAGCTTGGTCCAGCTGAGAAATTCTTGAAGGCATTGCTTGATGTACCTTTTGCATTTAAAAGGGTGGAAGCAATGCTTTACATAGTCAATTTTGACTCTGAAGTCGAGTATCTTAGGAAATCCTTTCAAGCTCTAGAGGTATTGTGTTATTTTCTCATTTTATTCATCTCTACTTTTAGCGATATTTTTGATGGTGTCAAGGTAAATTATAGATGTTCAATGagattttgtttttgaaattcTGTTCgtgaatttgaaattaaatatttgattgaaaCTCATAGGAAGTTTTTTTATTGTGCTGCTTCTGTAGGCTGCCTGTGAAGAGCTGCGAAGTAGTAGAATGTTCTTGAAGCTTCTCGAGGCTGTGCTTAAAACTGGGAACCGCATGAATGTGGGGACAGACCGAGGTGATGCGCAGGCCTTTAAACTTGACACACTTCTCAAGCTGGCCGATGTCAAAGGTGCAGATGGAAAAACGACGCTACTGCACTTTGTCGTCCAAGAGATCATAAGAACTGAAGGTGCTCGTCTCTCCAGTACTAACCAAACCCCAAACTCTTCCTTGGCCGAAGATGTTGCGTTCCGGAGGCTTGGCCTGCAAGTAGTATCTAGTCTGAGTTCAGAGCTAGCAAGTGTCAAGAAGGCTGCTACCATGGATTCTGAGGTTCTCAGCAATGATGCCGCCAAGCTCTCCAAAGGGATTGCAAACATTGCAGAGGTTGTACAATTGAACGAAAAAGCTGGGTCAAATGAGAAGTTTACAGAATCAATGAACAAGTTCATTAGAATGGCTGAGGAAGAAATTCTGAAGATTCAAGCCCAAGAAAGTGTTGCTATGACCCTTGTGAAGGAAATCACAGAGTATTTTCATGGTGACTTGGCAAAGGAAGAAGCTCATCCattcagaatcttcatggttgTAAGAGACTTTCTTGCAGTTCTTGACCGTGTATGCAGAGAAGTTGGTATGATAAATGAGAGAACCATGGTTAGTTCAGCACATAGATTCCCTGTACCAGTTAACCCAATGCTTCCACAACCAGTTAACCCAATGCTTTCACAACCCCTTCCTGGATTGCATGGAAGCAGACAGAATAGTGACTCTTCAGATGATGATACTCCATCATCTTAGTTAATGTGAGTTCTTGGGCTTTGTATGTTCTTGCCCAAAATGTTGCAATTTTTTTCTAgttaaaattgtaaaaacatCACTGTACAAGATTTGAGGGTTTTCCTTTATTGGGGTGAAAATCCCTATATGGATAGGATATGTATGATAAGGTTGTTGTAAGCATGTATAGAGCTTTTAGGTAAGTTATAACACTTTGCAACTGAAATTACCGTAggattttatcttttaataacTATACACTGCCGGAAAGTTCATCTGAATTACAACACACTAAAATACAGATAGTAATATTTACTTAATTTACTATTTGCTGCTAGCACAACTCATAAATTCAAACGCTTCTTCACAAGCTTTCATATTACTGCCACCATGCATGATGCATGTGAAGACACCAAACCTGGGAAATGCATAATGTGTAAGTTAGATACCTTCAGATTCAACTTCATCTAAGCACCAATTGTTCTCTACCAAGCCCAATGATGCTGGAACCTCAAGGCAAAGTACCACCCTCAAGGATTGAAGGGCATGATTATTATATATAAGAGCTAATAATTGAACTTTAGCAGGTTACATTTAGGGGAATATATTTCTTAGTATATGCATGCATTGCCCTCTACCAGCTACTTGCTGTTTCTCTTCTTATGTTCTGAAGTACTCATTCAAGTTGTCAGCATCTATGCGCTCTAATATTCGGCGAGCTTCTTCCTCTGTTGCTGGCACCACATTTCTAAGTTTAAATCCGTTTTTCATTGCCTTTGCTTCAGGGCGTACTGTGAAAGTGAAATGGAAAGTGTTTGATACCTGCATTTACACAATGACGAACACAGAAGGTTTTAACAATCTGATAACTTGGAAGTGGCAAGAACGAAAGAGCATCTGAGCAATGATTATTGATTGTACTATGTGCAGGATAGTGATGAAACTAACCTCACTAGATCGCAGCTCTGGTCTTGTGACATGAGCTACAACTTCGACATTGATAAGCGGCTGATCCGGATCATGAACTTCGGTGTAGAGAACACACGACTTGAGACGCAAGAAATCCCCTACGTCAACCTGTGcaacattttcttttctttaagaCACATGATATAGACCAATTTATTATATCAAgcatatgatatttttttatagtttttccttttcttttccccGGAGAGagaaaagggggggggggggggggatacTCACTGGTCTGAGGAAATCAACATGGTCAACTTCAAGAAAGCAAGGAACTAATCCAGCAAAGGCATACGCTGTTGAGAAAGCCAACTCAAATGCACGATGCATCAAGAAACCTCCGAATATTCGACCATGGATGTTCCTTTGCTGTGGCTGGCATATTAAAGCATTCTCAAGGCTGGTATCCCTCAGAAGAATGCTGTCTCGATCAGCTAAGGCTGGCATGTCACAGAAAATTCTTCCCTCAGCCAGCAAGGCCTGAAGTCTATTTGCTTCCCCATTCTCAAAGTCCCTTTTCTCCCCTcctcttttcctcttcttcagATTATTTCTTGCTTCAGCTTGCTCATAAAGAAGTTTTTCGTGTTCTGTTTCAGGCGAGAGACGATTAACCGGAGCAGCCTTCCCGGTTATTGAGTCTCGAGCAACAAATATGAAGTTGGCTGTCAGTGCTACTGAGTCTGAGGCACTGCCATCTACACATATTTTGATAGTGCATAAGTTGACTGTGATTTAGAGTGTGTTTGTTTCAACTTctaaaataagttattttacCAACAAAAACCTTCTATATAATTGAAAAAGCTGAAAACTATTTTTTCTTTAGAAATTACAATTTTCAGCTTCTACAAAAAGGTTGGAAACtgatttctttttaaattttatcctATATGTGAAAACTGGTTTATTTAGTAACAGTTATTTTGTGGAAAAAGGCAAAACAAACACACCcttaatatgaaaaagaaaacaatgaGAATAAAGGgaaaaagtgaaaataaaaaaaaatgaaaatgtgATTACTCTCCACTATAAAGATTTGTAGGACACCACCAGAAATTATTGTTGTTTGCAAGAGAATCACATTTGTTTTTTAAGGTTTATGCAAATCATGAAGGCTGTCATGAGAAGCAACAGGAGATTGAGAAGCTAAGTTTAATTTGGACACCTTCAATTACTCAAATTGTCAAGGATTAATCTGTGATCCCTACAATTAAAGATGTACCTTCTTTGCATTGAGTAACCTCCAGTTGAATCTCTATTGAGGACCTCCCAACCCATATAACAGAACCAACTATTTTAAGATCATTGTCAACACTAATTGGCCTCTTTAACACAATCTTGTCAACAGATGCAGTGACAACTATAAGTGGCCTTGTTGTGCTAGCTTCATCAGAACAGTGCTATTCCACAAACAAATAGAACTCATTAAAATTGACAGTGaatacaatttaattaaaataacagaagagtgctaGTGTACCACACCAAGCTCATTGCAAGAAAACCGAAAAATATTCAGTACTTTTCCCATTGttaaatttattgaatttaagaATCAAACTACATTTGACCTACTACACAacaaatcactaaccacaaaaatgaaaataatcaaAGTACAACCAAAATTCCAAGTCCAAGAACATCATCGTATCCATCCTCAATTGATCAAATAATCTTATTACAAGGACAACCCAAATTATCATTCCGAAAACACTAAAAGAATTGCTGAGTAATCGAAACAAAAAGTTCTAAGAAATCATGGTAGTCACCAGACAAAATGAAGTGGTATGATGTACTTATTCATGGAATAAGCAAAACTTATGAGATTATGTCACTGCATTCTGAAAATTAAATTGTGGCAAAGTTTCAATCTTTCTAGCTAGCGAAATGGTTATCATCAAAGTAGAACTTAGTTTGATTTTCAGCCCCTCACCATTTACCCTCTAAAGTCTAAACTTCACCTTAAAACCACATTACAACCCAAAATTACATTGCTTCTCCAATTTACCCGAATTTCTGGTTCTGAATTCTCTCTAATACTTGAAATTCCTAGTAAAAAGTATGTTCCAATTGAAGCAACACCCACATAACAAATCCCTAAAAAaccttcaaaaatcaaaactttcTTATTGAAATGTGATCATAATTCAGAATTCATACCTTGACAGAAATGGTTCCAGCTAAGGCATCAAGATCCTCTAACAACTTTCCAATCCTGACCTCATTCCAAGGGTCCCTATACTGCTCTCTGAGGACGAAATCGGAGGAGAAATTGTAGATGATGCTGGTCCTGCTCTGCGACGGTTTCTTAGTGAGCAACGCACCCTGCGGCGGCGCGTCCCTAGGTGGGTCGAGAAGCCTCTCGAAGATCTTGGTCCTTGCTTCCCAGAGTGCGGTGGTGACCGGAGAATGGTACATACCGGGCCATAATGCGATGGGTTTGCGGTCGGCGGCGGTGGAGGGAGGAGTGGTGTTGTTGTTGTCAAAAGGGGCGGTGGTGAAAACAGGGATTGTTCCATTAACGGGGATTGTGATGTAGGTGTTGGTGTTATTGGAAGAAGGAGAATTGTTCAAGTCCATTGtgttctcaagtttcttcttcttttcttctttcacAAATCTATATATACTCCTTTTACTTTGACTTTGACTTTGACTTTTCACTTATTCTTTATGTTGGTTTACCTAATCAGCCAACGGTGTTGGCAGTAACGGTTTCATTGCGGAATGAAATATGAATACAATATTGAGGTTaataatt
This window contains:
- the LOC130973540 gene encoding formin-like protein 1; translation: MQNLLFLMLFFFFFCNASSNNRSRRILHEPFVPLEAHPPTEPPKPPPSSNTTAIQKQNPKHPSSTATATASTTTTTTTTTTTTTPNDSPFFPNYPSQPPPPPQSFTGFASFPANISSLILPHSPTPTHSNSKLLPVALSAVACAVVAAAVSAFFYLRRRRRNRGPGENKDVSPDGGRRRETATKHRQSPTAAGSEFLYLGTVVNSRRIEGGGSGGGDVRDNRGSVSRKLESPELRPLPPLVRQISAPPVVTAAQEEAENEEEEESEVFYSPRGSSLGGQESSGGTGSGSRRALSAIAGDSFDELSSCSVSSSNSGSPERCHSISISSPAHLSPSLSPPPQQQKQIVTSVLSPTLSPMHNQHINSLCSSYSSSSLCSSACATPERGFVEEEEEDTHGNAVTESPLLSPLSLPPNRALEEKTLIANLDSSSSSPQKRVSETYEAASPRNSNVSNGSRNSSSSSASARVSNGSNGSRKSLSRSASLDRVLKTSEFASLASSRISSSSNASRKSKSSSSQERISETNEVETATAIASALPLTSPPRLSNVSSNGSAKFMASSPLSSAFSLPSSPEKARSHNGFDQSPRMSSVSDQFRQPGLSSVPLSPSLLSSPETERGFNFSSSFNSTESASVANSASQRKHWEIPALSATTKNPFGRSGSIGSVLDQIVAVPVTHPPPVPPPRKQWAIPSITTPLAPPPPPPPPPPAATLQQRQRKQWEVPSPTTPVGQSVSRPPELRPPSRPFVLQNTTLVSPIDLTPSSQGSAEAEEAAKPKLKPLHWDKVRSSSDREMVWDQLKSSSFKLNEEMIETLFVANMPNSKPMDSTSCTVRPHSSQEEKVLDPKKSQNIAILLRALNVTIEEVCEALLEGSADTLGAELLESLLKMAPSKEEERKLKEYNDDSPTKLGPAEKFLKALLDVPFAFKRVEAMLYIVNFDSEVEYLRKSFQALEAACEELRSSRMFLKLLEAVLKTGNRMNVGTDRGDAQAFKLDTLLKLADVKGADGKTTLLHFVVQEIIRTEGARLSSTNQTPNSSLAEDVAFRRLGLQVVSSLSSELASVKKAATMDSEVLSNDAAKLSKGIANIAEVVQLNEKAGSNEKFTESMNKFIRMAEEEILKIQAQESVAMTLVKEITEYFHGDLAKEEAHPFRIFMVVRDFLAVLDRVCREVGMINERTMVSSAHRFPVPVNPMLPQPVNPMLSQPLPGLHGSRQNSDSSDDDTPSS
- the LOC130973541 gene encoding acyl-coenzyme A thioesterase 2, chloroplastic, with translation MDLNNSPSSNNTNTYITIPVNGTIPVFTTAPFDNNNTTPPSTAADRKPIALWPGMYHSPVTTALWEARTKIFERLLDPPRDAPPQGALLTKKPSQSRTSIIYNFSSDFVLREQYRDPWNEVRIGKLLEDLDALAGTISVKHCSDEASTTRPLIVVTASVDKIVLKRPISVDNDLKIVGSVIWVGRSSIEIQLEVTQCKEDGSASDSVALTANFIFVARDSITGKAAPVNRLSPETEHEKLLYEQAEARNNLKKRKRGGEKRDFENGEANRLQALLAEGRIFCDMPALADRDSILLRDTSLENALICQPQQRNIHGRIFGGFLMHRAFELAFSTAYAFAGLVPCFLEVDHVDFLRPVDVGDFLRLKSCVLYTEVHDPDQPLINVEVVAHVTRPELRSSEVSNTFHFTFTVRPEAKAMKNGFKLRNVVPATEEEARRILERIDADNLNEYFRT